Proteins from one Podospora pseudoanserina strain CBS 124.78 chromosome 1, whole genome shotgun sequence genomic window:
- the ARO3 gene encoding 3-deoxy-7-phosphoheptulonate synthase (COG:E; EggNog:ENOG503NVDJ) translates to MSGFYIENKNVGNKAESEDWRIRGYNPLTPPNLLQHEIPQTVESKRTVLEGREEAVAIVNNTDEKKRLLVVIGPCSIHDPKAALEYCDMLLKEKEKHKDELLIVMRSYLEKPRTTVGWKGLINDPDIDNSFKINKGLRLSRQLFVDLTTKGMPLASEMLDTISPQFLADLLSVGAVGARTTESQLHRELASGLSFPVGFKNGTDGSLGVAVDAIGAVKHPHHFLSVTKPGVVAIVGTVGNEDCFVILRGGTKGTNYDAKSIAEAKAALKKAGLRQRLMVDCSHGNSLKNHNNQPLVAATLAEQIEKGEEGVMGVMIESNIGEGNQKVPKEGKEGLKYGVSITDACIGWEETVSVLDVLANAVKKRREVLSQKSA, encoded by the exons TTCGCGGCTACAACCCGTTGACACCACCCAACTTGCTCCAACACGAAATTCCCCAGACTGTCGAGTCTAAGCGCACCGTTTTGGAGGGCCgtgaggaggctgttgccattgtcaacaacaccgatgagaagaagaggcttcTGGTCGTCATTGGACCCTGCTCTATCCATGACCCAAAGGCGGCGCTTGAGTACTGCGACATGctgctcaaggagaaggagaagcacAAGGACGAGTTGTTGATTGTTATGCGGTCCTACCTCGAAAAGCCACGCACTACTGTGGGATGGAAGGGCCTCATCAACGACCCCGATATCGACAACAGcttcaagatcaacaagggTCTTCGTCTGAGCAGACAGCTCTTTGTTGACCTCACTACCAAGGGCATGCCCCTTGCCAGCGAGATGCTCGATACTATTAGCCCGCAGTTTTTGGCCGATCTCTTGAgcgttggtgctgttggcgCCCGCACAACTGAAAGCCAGCTTCATCGCGAACTGGCTAGCGGTCTCAGTTTCCCTGTCGGCTTCAAGAACGGCACCGATGGAAGCTTGGGCGTTGCGGTTGACGCGATTGGGGCCGTcaaacacccccatcacTTCCTCTCTGTGACAAAGCCCGGTGTCGTGGCCATTGTCGGCACCGTCGGCAACGAGGATTGCTTTGTTATCCTCCGTGGTGGCACCAAGGGTACCAACTACGATGCCAAGAGCATTGCTGAAGCCAAGGCGGCTCTCAAGAAGGCCGGTCTTCGTCAGCGGTTGATGGTGGACTGCAGCCATGGCAACTCCCTCAAGAACCACAATAACCAGCCCTTGGTTGCTGCCACGCTGGCTGAGCAGAttgagaagggcgaggagggtgttaTGGGTGTCATGATTGAGAGCAACATTGGCGAGG GTAACCAGAAGGTGCCCAAAGAGGGCAAGGAGGGCCTCAAGTATGGCGTGAGCATTACCGATGCCTGCATTGGTTGGGAGGAAACTGTCTCTGTTCTCGATGTGCTTGCCAATGCGGTAAAGAAGCGGAGAGAGGTTCTCAGCCAGAAGAGCGCCTAA